Proteins encoded within one genomic window of Streptomyces rubradiris:
- a CDS encoding helix-turn-helix domain-containing protein — MSNPVSDEARVIPLRPAPARPAAPESEPAPREPLWRDLVGEVLRRERREQERTLKDVADAARISLPYLSEIERGRKEASSEVLAAAAHALGLSLGDLLARAHGELSRRTAGHHRAAAPRHGSYRGLCLAA; from the coding sequence ATGAGCAACCCGGTGAGCGACGAAGCCCGAGTGATCCCCCTGCGACCGGCACCGGCCCGCCCGGCGGCGCCGGAGAGCGAGCCCGCCCCCAGGGAGCCCCTGTGGCGTGATCTGGTCGGCGAGGTGCTGCGCCGCGAGCGGCGGGAGCAGGAGCGCACCCTGAAGGACGTGGCCGACGCGGCCCGGATCTCGCTGCCGTACCTGTCGGAGATCGAGCGGGGCCGCAAGGAGGCGTCGTCCGAGGTCCTCGCGGCCGCGGCGCACGCCCTCGGCCTGAGCCTCGGCGACCTGCTGGCGCGGGCCCACGGCGAGCTGTCCCGCCGTACGGCCGGCCACCACCGGGCGGCGGCCCCGCGGCACGGCTCGTACCGCGGTCTCTGCCTCGCCGCCTGA
- a CDS encoding pyridoxamine 5'-phosphate oxidase family protein, with protein MTIDERVRTPARRKSDLLARLERETDIWVATADAHGVPCLVPLWFVWHEESFWLCTRGTNPTGRNLRDGGQTRLALGHTRDVVLVDGEVRAFSAGQVPVAAAEAFTAKTGWDPRTDSPAYAFYQVRPVAVQAWHEERELRGRHLMRDGAWIV; from the coding sequence ATGACGATCGACGAACGGGTCCGCACCCCGGCCCGCCGCAAGAGCGACCTGCTGGCCCGGCTGGAACGGGAGACCGACATCTGGGTGGCGACGGCGGACGCGCACGGTGTGCCGTGTCTCGTACCGCTGTGGTTCGTCTGGCACGAGGAGTCGTTCTGGCTGTGCACGCGCGGCACCAACCCCACCGGCCGCAATCTGCGCGACGGCGGCCAAACCCGGCTCGCCCTCGGCCACACCCGGGACGTCGTGCTGGTCGACGGGGAGGTACGGGCCTTCAGCGCCGGACAGGTGCCGGTGGCGGCGGCCGAGGCGTTCACGGCGAAGACGGGCTGGGACCCGCGCACGGACAGCCCGGCGTACGCCTTCTACCAGGTGCGGCCGGTCGCGGTGCAGGCGTGGCACGAGGAGCGCGAGCTGCGCGGCCGGCATCTGATGCGGGACGGCGCCTGGATCGTGTGA
- a CDS encoding mycothiol transferase: MHAKDILIDGYGRIREEVHAVLDGLGPEELHHRPAPGANSVAWLVWHLTRVQDDHIADAFDLDQVWLAQDWQKRFGLDLPRHDTGYGHTPAKVARVRVESAGLLTGYYDAVHEQTLGVLRALAAKDLERIVDERWDPPVSLGVRLVSVLSDDLQHVGQAAYLRGLVQSAAA; encoded by the coding sequence ATGCATGCCAAGGACATCCTCATCGACGGCTACGGCCGCATCCGGGAAGAGGTCCACGCCGTCCTCGACGGCCTCGGCCCCGAGGAGCTGCACCACCGCCCGGCCCCCGGCGCCAACAGCGTCGCCTGGCTGGTCTGGCACCTCACCCGGGTGCAGGACGATCACATCGCCGACGCCTTCGACCTCGACCAGGTGTGGCTCGCGCAGGACTGGCAGAAGCGGTTCGGGCTCGACCTGCCCCGGCACGACACGGGCTACGGGCACACCCCGGCCAAGGTCGCGAGGGTGCGGGTGGAATCGGCCGGCCTCCTCACCGGGTACTACGACGCCGTCCACGAGCAGACCCTCGGGGTCCTGCGCGCCCTGGCCGCCAAGGATCTGGAACGGATCGTGGACGAGCGCTGGGATCCCCCGGTCAGCCTGGGCGTGCGCCTGGTGAGCGTCCTGTCCGACGATCTCCAGCACGTCGGACAGGCCGCCTACCTCAGGGGGCTGGTTCAGAGCGCGGCGGCGTAA
- a CDS encoding aldo/keto reductase — MTTETITADASGTFGLGDLPVRRIGFGAMRLTGSAAFHHGTPSDRQRSLGVLRKAVELGVNHIDTAAFYFSALRSANELINSALSPYRDDLVIAAKVGPYRDYDGAWGTSARPEELRGHVEENLRQLGRDHLDIVYLRRMRQDSIAEHFGALAELRTAGLIRHLGISAVEPRHLAEALRIAPVVSVQNRYALDRPDPVGDELLRLCGAHGIAFVPFYTVAGEAAERGATAAHDDAVLSVARAHGATPAQVRIAWTLHQGPHVLAIPGTGNPGHLAENVAAGALRLTAGELGRLDRARGRAG; from the coding sequence ATGACCACGGAAACGATCACCGCGGACGCCTCCGGCACCTTCGGGCTGGGTGATCTGCCCGTCCGCCGCATCGGCTTCGGCGCCATGCGGCTGACGGGCAGCGCCGCCTTCCACCACGGCACCCCGAGCGACCGGCAGCGGTCGCTGGGGGTGCTGCGCAAGGCCGTCGAACTCGGCGTGAACCACATCGACACGGCGGCCTTCTACTTCTCCGCGCTGCGTTCCGCCAACGAACTGATCAACTCCGCGCTGTCCCCGTACCGTGACGACCTCGTCATCGCCGCCAAGGTCGGCCCCTACCGCGACTATGACGGCGCGTGGGGCACCTCCGCCCGTCCCGAGGAGCTGCGCGGCCATGTCGAGGAGAACCTGCGCCAGCTCGGCCGGGACCACCTCGACATCGTCTACCTCCGCCGCATGCGCCAGGACTCCATCGCCGAACACTTCGGCGCCCTCGCCGAGTTGCGCACGGCGGGGCTGATCCGGCACCTCGGGATCTCCGCCGTGGAACCCCGGCACCTCGCCGAGGCGCTGCGGATCGCCCCGGTGGTCTCCGTCCAGAACCGGTACGCCCTGGACCGCCCCGACCCGGTCGGTGACGAACTGCTGCGGCTGTGCGGCGCGCACGGCATCGCCTTCGTCCCCTTCTACACCGTGGCCGGAGAGGCCGCGGAGCGCGGTGCTACGGCCGCGCACGACGACGCGGTGCTCTCCGTCGCCCGCGCCCACGGGGCGACTCCCGCGCAGGTCCGCATCGCCTGGACGCTGCACCAGGGCCCGCACGTCCTCGCCATCCCGGGCACCGGCAACCCCGGCCACCTGGCCGAGAACGTCGCCGCCGGGGCGCTGCGGCTCACCGCCGGGGAGCTGGGCCGGCTCGACCGGGCCCGTGGGCGAGCCGGCTGA
- a CDS encoding ribonuclease H family protein yields the protein MIERMRERVVAACDGASKGNPGPAGWAWVVSDGDERTPARWAAGPLGRATNNVAELTALERLLTAVDPDVPLEIRMDSQYAMKAVTTWLPGWKRNGWKTAAGKPVANQDLVVRIDELLGGRSVEFRYVPAHQVDGDPLNDFADRAASQAASVQESAGSELGSPEPPPSPDTPAAAGAPRRKAPRRTGAGAASSSSRTIKAKFPGRCLCGRSYAAGEKIAKNAQGWGHPECRTAETDQASNV from the coding sequence ATCATCGAGCGCATGCGTGAACGTGTGGTGGCCGCGTGCGACGGGGCTTCGAAGGGAAACCCGGGACCGGCCGGATGGGCGTGGGTGGTCTCGGACGGCGACGAGCGGACCCCCGCCCGCTGGGCGGCGGGCCCGCTCGGCCGGGCCACCAACAACGTCGCGGAGCTGACGGCGCTGGAGCGGCTGCTCACGGCCGTCGACCCGGACGTGCCGCTGGAGATCCGGATGGACTCCCAGTACGCGATGAAGGCCGTCACCACCTGGCTGCCCGGCTGGAAGCGCAACGGCTGGAAGACCGCCGCCGGCAAGCCCGTCGCCAACCAGGACCTGGTGGTCCGCATCGACGAACTCCTCGGCGGCCGGTCCGTCGAGTTCCGCTACGTACCCGCCCACCAGGTCGACGGCGACCCGCTGAACGACTTCGCCGACCGCGCGGCCAGCCAGGCGGCCTCCGTCCAGGAGTCCGCCGGCAGCGAACTGGGCTCCCCGGAGCCCCCGCCGTCGCCGGACACCCCGGCGGCGGCCGGGGCGCCGCGCCGGAAGGCACCCCGCCGCACCGGCGCCGGCGCGGCCTCGTCGTCCTCCCGGACGATCAAGGCCAAGTTCCCCGGCCGCTGCCTGTGCGGGCGGTCCTACGCGGCCGGCGAGAAGATCGCCAAGAACGCGCAGGGCTGGGGCCACCCGGAGTGCCGTACCGCCGAGACTGATCAGGCGTCGAACGTGTAG
- a CDS encoding adenosine deaminase has product MTASRIDTETLRRLPKAVLHDHLDGGLRPATVVELAAAVGHTLPTTDPDELAAWYVEAANSGDLVRYIATFEHTLAVMQTREGLLRTAEEYVLDLAADGVVYAEVRYAPELMLKGGLTLTEVVEAVQEGLAAGMAKAAAAGTPVRVGTLLCGMRMFDRVREAAGLAVAYRDAGVVGFDIAGAEDGFPPADHLDAFAYLRAESMPFTIHAGEAYGLPSIHQALQVCGAQRIGHGVRLTEDIVDGKLGRLASWVRDRRIALEMCPTSNLQTGCAASIAEHPITALKDLGFRVTLNTDNRLVSGTTMTREMSLLVEQAGWTVEDLRTVTVNALKSAFVPFDQRTALIEDVVLPGYAAAL; this is encoded by the coding sequence ATGACCGCGTCCCGCATCGACACCGAGACCCTCCGCCGGCTCCCCAAGGCCGTCCTGCACGACCACCTCGACGGCGGCCTGCGCCCCGCCACCGTCGTCGAACTCGCCGCCGCGGTCGGCCACACCCTGCCCACCACCGACCCCGACGAGCTGGCCGCCTGGTACGTCGAGGCCGCCAACTCCGGCGACCTGGTCCGCTACATCGCCACCTTCGAGCACACCCTCGCCGTCATGCAGACCCGCGAGGGCCTGCTGCGCACCGCCGAGGAGTACGTCCTCGACCTCGCCGCCGACGGAGTCGTCTACGCGGAGGTGCGCTACGCCCCCGAGCTGATGCTCAAGGGCGGACTCACCCTGACCGAGGTCGTCGAGGCCGTCCAGGAGGGCCTGGCCGCCGGCATGGCGAAGGCCGCCGCGGCCGGCACCCCCGTCCGGGTCGGCACCCTGCTGTGCGGCATGCGCATGTTCGACCGGGTCCGCGAGGCCGCCGGACTGGCCGTCGCCTACCGGGACGCCGGTGTCGTCGGCTTCGACATCGCCGGCGCCGAAGACGGCTTCCCGCCCGCCGACCACCTCGACGCCTTCGCCTACCTGCGCGCCGAGAGCATGCCCTTCACCATCCACGCCGGCGAGGCGTACGGCCTGCCCAGCATCCACCAGGCGCTCCAGGTGTGCGGCGCCCAGCGCATCGGCCACGGGGTGCGCCTGACCGAGGACATCGTGGACGGCAAGCTCGGCCGTCTCGCCTCCTGGGTGCGCGACCGCCGGATCGCCCTGGAGATGTGCCCCACCTCCAACCTCCAGACCGGCTGCGCCGCCTCGATCGCCGAGCACCCCATCACCGCCCTGAAGGACCTGGGCTTCCGGGTCACCCTGAACACCGACAACCGTCTGGTGTCGGGGACGACGATGACCCGCGAGATGTCCCTGCTGGTGGAGCAGGCCGGATGGACGGTGGAGGACCTGCGCACGGTCACCGTGAACGCCCTCAAGAGCGCGTTCGTCCCGTTCGACCAGCGCACGGCCCTGATCGAGGACGTGGTCCTGCCGGGTTACGCCGCCGCGCTCTGA
- the mgrA gene encoding L-glyceraldehyde 3-phosphate reductase, whose protein sequence is MYTAHPDRYADMPYRRTGRSGLKLPALSLGLWHNFGPDRPVETQRAILRRAFDLGVTHFDLANNYGPPPGAAESAFGAALKEDFARYRDELVISTKAGYLMWPGPYGEWGSRKYLLGSLDQSLKRMGLDYVDIFYSHRPDPDTPLEETMGALHSAVQQGKALYVGVSNYSAEQTREAARILADLGTPLLIHQPRYSMLDRRPEDEGLLDALDELQVGSIVYSPLEQGLLTGRYLDGIPEDSRAASDSPFLNSDAVTEDLVARLRALDELAKSRGQTLAQLALAWVLRGGRVTSALVGASSARQIEDSVAAVRNLEFDPEELARIDAIVKP, encoded by the coding sequence TTGTACACCGCACACCCCGACCGCTACGCCGACATGCCCTACCGGCGCACCGGACGCAGCGGCCTGAAGCTCCCCGCCCTGTCCCTCGGCCTGTGGCACAACTTCGGCCCCGACCGGCCGGTGGAGACCCAGCGGGCCATCCTGCGCCGCGCCTTCGACCTCGGCGTCACGCACTTCGACCTGGCGAACAACTACGGCCCGCCGCCCGGCGCCGCCGAGTCCGCCTTCGGCGCGGCGCTGAAGGAGGACTTCGCCCGCTACCGGGACGAGCTGGTGATCTCCACCAAGGCCGGCTATCTGATGTGGCCCGGCCCGTACGGCGAGTGGGGCTCGCGCAAGTACCTGCTCGGCTCGCTCGACCAGAGCCTGAAGCGGATGGGCCTGGACTACGTCGACATCTTCTACTCGCACCGCCCCGACCCGGACACTCCGCTGGAGGAGACGATGGGCGCCCTGCACTCGGCGGTGCAGCAGGGCAAGGCCCTCTACGTCGGCGTCTCCAACTACTCCGCCGAGCAGACCCGCGAGGCCGCCCGCATCCTCGCCGACCTCGGCACCCCGCTCCTCATCCACCAGCCGCGCTACTCGATGCTCGACCGGCGCCCCGAGGACGAGGGCCTGCTCGACGCCCTGGACGAACTCCAGGTCGGCTCCATCGTCTACTCCCCGCTGGAGCAGGGCCTGCTCACCGGCCGCTACCTCGACGGCATCCCCGAGGACTCCCGGGCCGCGAGCGACAGCCCGTTCCTGAACTCGGACGCGGTGACCGAGGACCTGGTCGCCCGGCTGCGCGCGCTGGACGAGCTGGCCAAGTCCCGCGGCCAGACGCTGGCCCAGCTGGCGCTCGCGTGGGTGCTGCGCGGCGGCCGGGTGACGTCCGCACTGGTCGGCGCGAGCAGCGCCCGCCAGATCGAGGACAGCGTGGCGGCCGTCCGGAATCTGGAGTTCGACCCCGAGGAGCTGGCGCGGATCGACGCCATCGTCAAGCCGTGA
- a CDS encoding RNA polymerase sigma factor SigF, whose translation MDTAAGIRSEAEVVEQTEQDRTGEGSLPGITDPASVAPRDARELSRQFFRRLAELEEGTHEYQYARNTLIEMNMSLVRFAAGRFRGRGDDMDDIVQTGMIGLIKAIDRFELSREVEFTSFALPYIVGEIKRFFRDTTWAVHVPRRLQELRVELAKAREELSSRLDRDPTVTELATLMNIPEKEVVEAQLASNGYNSASLDAALTGDGPEDGEAVLADFIGVEEEGLRLVEDFHALAPLMAELSERDRQIIHLRFVEEATQAEIGERLGCSQMHVSRLIKRIITRLRQGMLGELGCA comes from the coding sequence ATGGACACCGCCGCCGGGATCCGGTCGGAAGCCGAGGTCGTCGAGCAGACCGAGCAGGACAGGACGGGCGAGGGGTCCCTGCCTGGCATCACGGACCCGGCGTCCGTCGCCCCGCGCGACGCGCGCGAGCTGTCCCGTCAGTTCTTCCGCCGCCTGGCCGAGCTGGAAGAGGGAACGCACGAGTACCAATATGCGCGCAACACACTCATCGAGATGAACATGTCGCTCGTGCGGTTCGCGGCCGGACGGTTCCGGGGCCGCGGCGACGACATGGACGACATCGTCCAGACCGGCATGATCGGCCTGATCAAGGCCATCGACCGGTTCGAGCTGTCGCGCGAGGTCGAGTTCACGTCGTTCGCGCTGCCGTACATCGTCGGCGAGATCAAGCGGTTCTTCCGGGACACCACCTGGGCCGTCCACGTGCCGCGCCGGCTCCAGGAACTGCGGGTGGAGCTCGCCAAGGCGCGCGAGGAGCTGTCCAGCCGGCTGGACCGGGACCCGACGGTGACGGAACTCGCCACGCTGATGAACATCCCCGAGAAGGAGGTGGTCGAGGCCCAGTTGGCCTCGAACGGCTACAACTCCGCCTCCCTGGACGCCGCGCTCACCGGTGACGGCCCCGAGGACGGCGAGGCGGTGCTCGCCGACTTCATCGGCGTGGAGGAGGAGGGGCTGCGGCTCGTCGAGGACTTCCACGCGCTGGCCCCGCTGATGGCGGAACTCAGCGAACGCGACCGGCAGATCATCCATCTGCGGTTCGTGGAGGAGGCCACCCAGGCCGAGATCGGCGAGCGGCTGGGCTGCTCCCAGATGCACGTCTCCCGGCTGATCAAGCGGATCATCACCCGGCTGCGCCAGGGGATGCTCGGCGAACTGGGCTGCGCCTGA
- a CDS encoding LysR family transcriptional regulator: MELRHLQHFVAVAEDRHFTRAAERLMVSQSGLSASIRALERELRAPLFVRTTRRVTLTEAGRALLVEAERILAQVRAAHDAVAAVQGVLRGTLALGTEQCIAGVRVAELLAAFRGRHPDVEIRLRQAGSGELAEEVAAGRLDLAFAYRTRADSDQLRSVSLADEPMTVLCHPGHRLAAAPAVLGPHDLTGEVFVDFHPDWGPRRTTDAAFAAAGVRRTVALEVNDVHSLLDLVDENLGIAVVPRHFRHKRPSLTALPLKGTGEARYETVALLPPERATSPAARALVALLGTGT, encoded by the coding sequence ATGGAACTGCGCCATCTCCAGCACTTCGTGGCGGTCGCCGAGGACCGGCATTTCACCCGGGCCGCCGAACGCCTGATGGTGTCCCAGTCGGGCCTGTCGGCGTCCATCCGGGCGCTGGAGCGGGAGTTGCGGGCGCCGCTGTTCGTGCGGACCACGCGCCGGGTAACGCTGACGGAGGCGGGGCGGGCGCTGCTGGTGGAGGCCGAGCGGATCCTCGCCCAGGTGCGGGCGGCGCACGACGCGGTGGCAGCGGTGCAGGGGGTGCTGCGCGGCACGCTCGCCCTGGGCACCGAGCAGTGCATCGCCGGGGTGCGGGTGGCCGAGCTGCTGGCGGCCTTCCGGGGCCGGCACCCGGATGTGGAGATCCGGCTGCGGCAGGCCGGCTCGGGCGAGCTGGCGGAGGAGGTCGCGGCCGGGCGGCTGGACCTGGCCTTCGCCTACCGCACCCGGGCCGACAGCGACCAGCTGCGCTCGGTGTCGCTGGCCGACGAGCCGATGACGGTGCTGTGCCACCCCGGCCACCGGCTCGCCGCGGCGCCGGCCGTGCTCGGCCCGCACGACCTCACCGGTGAGGTGTTCGTGGACTTCCACCCCGACTGGGGTCCGCGCCGCACCACCGACGCCGCGTTCGCCGCGGCCGGGGTCCGGCGCACCGTCGCGCTGGAGGTCAACGACGTGCACAGTCTGCTGGACCTGGTGGACGAGAACCTGGGGATCGCGGTCGTGCCCCGGCACTTCCGGCACAAGCGCCCCTCGCTCACGGCCCTGCCGCTGAAGGGCACCGGCGAGGCGCGGTACGAGACGGTGGCCCTGCTGCCGCCGGAGCGGGCCACGAGCCCGGCCGCCCGAGCACTGGTCGCCCTGCTCGGCACGGGCACCTGA
- the melC1 gene encoding apotyrosinase chaperone MelC1, with product MPEITRRRALTAAAAVAATASAAVTLAAPAASAAGHHETAVPESFDEVYKGRRIQGRPADGGAHHHEHGAGYEVFIDGVQLHVMRNADGTWISVISHYDPVPTPRAAARAAVDELQGAPLLPFPAN from the coding sequence ATGCCCGAGATCACCCGGCGCCGCGCGCTCACCGCGGCAGCCGCCGTCGCCGCGACCGCCTCGGCGGCCGTCACCCTCGCCGCCCCCGCCGCGTCGGCCGCGGGCCACCACGAGACCGCCGTGCCCGAGTCCTTCGACGAGGTCTACAAGGGCCGCCGGATACAGGGCCGTCCGGCGGACGGCGGCGCGCACCACCACGAACACGGCGCCGGCTACGAGGTGTTCATCGACGGCGTACAGCTGCACGTGATGCGCAACGCCGACGGCACCTGGATCAGCGTCATCAGTCACTACGACCCGGTGCCCACCCCGCGCGCCGCCGCCCGTGCCGCGGTGGACGAGCTGCAGGGCGCCCCGCTGCTGCCGTTCCCCGCCAACTGA
- a CDS encoding VOC family protein produces the protein MRRVALVTLVVHDYDEAIRFYTEALGFRLAEDTPRPDGSRWVVVEPGGEGPGTGLLLARAKDAAQGARVGDQTGSRVGFFLYTDDFARDHARMTAAGVTFLEDPRHEPYGTVAVFQDLYGNRWDLLQPAAH, from the coding sequence ATGCGCCGCGTCGCTCTGGTCACCCTCGTCGTCCACGACTACGACGAGGCGATCCGCTTCTACACCGAGGCCCTCGGTTTCCGCCTCGCCGAGGACACCCCGCGGCCCGACGGCTCGCGCTGGGTCGTCGTCGAGCCCGGCGGCGAGGGGCCCGGCACCGGCCTGCTGCTGGCCCGCGCCAAGGACGCCGCACAGGGCGCCCGCGTCGGCGACCAGACCGGCTCACGCGTGGGCTTCTTCCTGTACACCGACGACTTCGCCCGCGACCACGCCCGGATGACCGCCGCCGGCGTGACCTTCCTGGAGGATCCGCGCCACGAGCCGTACGGCACGGTCGCCGTCTTCCAGGACCTGTACGGCAACCGCTGGGACCTGCTCCAGCCCGCCGCCCACTGA
- a CDS encoding VOC family protein, with the protein MAVQPEGTPCWADAMFSDVEGAKRFYGDVLGWTFGESSSEYGNYTQAYADGKAVAAVVPPMPGQEGQSQWCLYLASPDAAATARRIGECGGEVLLEPMRVGDFGTMCLAREPSGAVFGVWQAGTHEGFEATATPGAYCWAEVFTREPEQADAFLASVFPYRMKEIEDDAVDFRMFGIGEDTVLGRMRMTEDFPPEVPSYINVYFAVDDCDAAVARAVELGGILRFGPMSSPFGRFAALSDPQGADFSVIDITTTEGRMPAIRDV; encoded by the coding sequence ATGGCCGTACAACCCGAAGGAACGCCCTGCTGGGCCGATGCGATGTTCAGTGACGTCGAGGGAGCCAAGCGGTTCTACGGCGACGTCCTCGGCTGGACCTTCGGCGAGTCCTCGTCGGAGTACGGCAACTACACCCAGGCCTACGCCGACGGCAAGGCCGTCGCGGCCGTCGTTCCGCCCATGCCCGGCCAGGAGGGCCAGTCGCAGTGGTGTCTGTACTTGGCCTCGCCGGACGCCGCGGCCACCGCCCGCAGGATCGGGGAGTGCGGCGGCGAGGTGCTGCTGGAGCCGATGCGGGTCGGCGACTTCGGCACGATGTGCCTGGCCCGTGAACCCAGCGGCGCCGTGTTCGGCGTGTGGCAGGCCGGCACCCACGAGGGCTTCGAGGCGACGGCCACGCCCGGCGCCTACTGCTGGGCCGAGGTCTTCACCAGGGAGCCGGAGCAGGCGGACGCCTTCCTCGCCTCCGTCTTCCCCTACCGGATGAAGGAGATCGAGGACGACGCGGTGGACTTCCGGATGTTCGGCATCGGCGAGGACACCGTCCTCGGCCGGATGCGGATGACCGAGGACTTCCCGCCCGAGGTGCCCTCGTACATCAACGTCTACTTCGCCGTGGACGACTGCGACGCGGCCGTCGCGCGGGCGGTCGAGCTCGGCGGTATCCTCCGCTTCGGGCCGATGAGCAGCCCCTTCGGGCGGTTCGCGGCGCTCAGCGACCCGCAGGGCGCCGACTTCTCGGTGATCGACATCACCACCACGGAGGGACGGATGCCCGCGATCAGGGACGTCTGA
- the melC2 gene encoding tyrosinase MelC2, whose product MTVRKNQATLTADEKRRFVAAVLELKRSGRYDEFVRTHNEFIMSDTDSGERTGHRSPSFLPWHRRFLLDFEQALQSVDSSVTLPYWDWSADRTVRASLWAPDFLGGTGRSTDGRVMDGPFAASTGNWPINVRVDGRTFLRRSLGTSVAELPTRAEVESVLAISEYDLPPYNSASEGFRNHLEGWRGVNLHNRVHVWVGGQMATGVSPNDPVFWLHHAYVDKLWAEWQRRHPDSAYVPTGGTPDVVDLNETMKPWNTVRPADLLDHTAYYTFDA is encoded by the coding sequence ATGACCGTACGCAAGAACCAGGCCACCCTGACCGCCGACGAGAAGCGCAGGTTCGTCGCCGCCGTCCTCGAACTCAAGCGCAGCGGGCGCTACGACGAGTTCGTCCGCACGCACAACGAGTTCATCATGTCGGACACCGACAGCGGGGAGCGGACCGGCCACCGCTCCCCCTCGTTCCTGCCCTGGCACCGCAGATTCCTGCTCGACTTCGAGCAGGCGCTGCAGTCCGTGGACTCCTCCGTCACGCTGCCGTACTGGGACTGGTCCGCCGACCGGACCGTGCGGGCCTCGCTGTGGGCGCCGGACTTCCTCGGCGGCACCGGGCGCAGCACCGACGGCCGGGTGATGGACGGGCCGTTCGCCGCGTCCACGGGCAACTGGCCGATCAACGTGCGCGTCGACGGCCGGACGTTCCTGCGCCGCTCGCTCGGCACGAGCGTGGCCGAACTGCCCACGCGCGCCGAGGTGGAGTCGGTGCTGGCGATATCGGAGTACGACCTGCCGCCGTACAACAGCGCCTCGGAGGGCTTCCGCAACCACCTGGAGGGCTGGCGCGGGGTCAATCTGCACAACCGGGTCCACGTGTGGGTCGGCGGCCAGATGGCCACCGGGGTCTCCCCCAACGACCCGGTGTTCTGGCTGCACCACGCCTACGTCGACAAGCTGTGGGCCGAGTGGCAGCGGCGGCACCCGGACTCCGCGTACGTGCCGACGGGCGGCACGCCGGACGTGGTGGACCTCAACGAGACCATGAAGCCCTGGAACACCGTGCGCCCGGCGGATCTGCTGGACCACACCGCGTACTACACGTTCGACGCCTGA
- a CDS encoding VOC family protein gives MTTDTFTTCLWFDGKAEEAANFYVSVFENSAVERVVRWPESGPGPAGAVLSVEFTAGGQRFVALDAGPEFTFNEAVSLQIHCAGQREIDHYWTELTGNGGEGGPCGWLKDRYGLSWQVVYAPLPGMIADPDPERAGRVLRAMMGMGKPDAAGLERAYAGE, from the coding sequence ATGACCACCGACACGTTCACCACCTGTCTCTGGTTCGACGGCAAGGCGGAGGAGGCCGCGAACTTCTACGTGTCCGTCTTCGAGAACTCCGCCGTCGAGCGCGTCGTGCGGTGGCCCGAGTCCGGGCCCGGCCCGGCCGGTGCCGTGCTGTCCGTGGAGTTCACGGCGGGCGGCCAGAGGTTCGTCGCGCTCGACGCCGGCCCCGAGTTCACGTTCAACGAGGCCGTCTCCCTCCAGATCCACTGCGCCGGCCAGCGGGAGATCGACCACTACTGGACGGAACTGACCGGGAACGGCGGCGAGGGCGGCCCCTGCGGCTGGCTCAAGGACCGGTACGGCCTGTCCTGGCAGGTCGTCTACGCCCCGCTGCCCGGCATGATCGCCGACCCGGACCCGGAGCGGGCCGGACGCGTCCTGCGCGCCATGATGGGCATGGGCAAGCCCGACGCGGCCGGGCTGGAGCGGGCGTACGCGGGCGAGTAG
- a CDS encoding ATP-binding protein: MIEHLGGAVIPTGFDVPVEPLRRAAHYTGAPGCIAEARAFTDRFLQQLRTEWCAGVDDRADGELLLVVSELVTNADQHSKGPYILELEGTDSAVVVSVYDSSTALPRRFPKNPERVGRHGLEIVHALAAEVTVERVPVGKRVRAVFPLSR, encoded by the coding sequence ATGATCGAGCACCTGGGCGGGGCAGTGATACCGACTGGCTTCGACGTACCCGTGGAGCCGCTGCGGCGCGCGGCGCACTACACCGGCGCGCCCGGCTGCATCGCCGAGGCACGCGCCTTCACCGACCGGTTCCTCCAGCAGTTGCGGACCGAGTGGTGCGCCGGCGTCGACGACCGCGCCGACGGCGAGCTGCTGCTGGTGGTGAGCGAACTGGTCACCAACGCCGACCAGCACAGCAAGGGACCCTACATCCTGGAACTGGAGGGCACGGACAGCGCGGTCGTGGTGTCCGTGTACGACAGCAGCACGGCCCTGCCCCGCCGTTTCCCGAAGAACCCCGAGCGCGTCGGGCGGCACGGGCTGGAGATCGTGCACGCGCTGGCCGCCGAGGTCACCGTGGAACGCGTTCCCGTGGGCAAGCGGGTACGGGCCGTCTTTCCCCTGAGCCGCTGA